Proteins encoded together in one Myxocyprinus asiaticus isolate MX2 ecotype Aquarium Trade chromosome 9, UBuf_Myxa_2, whole genome shotgun sequence window:
- the prpf38a gene encoding pre-mRNA-splicing factor 38A, with translation MANRTVKDANSIHGTNPQYLVEKIIRTRIYESKYWKEECFGLTAELVVDKAMELKYVGGVYGGNIKPTPFLCLTLKMLQIQPEKDIIVEFIKNEDFKYVRMLGAMYMRLTGTSVDCYKYLEPLYNDYRKIKSQNRNGEFELMHVDEFIDELLHAERMCDIILPRLQKRQVLEEAELLDTRISALEEDLDEVETSEEEDEEEDKPERAQTPEPHRRSYRDVDRPRRSPSPRYRRSRSPRRRSRSPKRRSPSPRRERDRDRHRSKSPRRHRSRSRDRRHRSKSPGHHRSHRHRSHSKSPESRSKKSHKRSRRGNE, from the exons atggcCAATAGAACTGTAAAAGATGCTAATAGTATACATGGAACAAATCCTCAATATCTTGTGGAGAAGATTATACGGACCCGTATATATGAGTCCAAGTACTGGAAAGAGGAATGTTTTGGACTTACAG CTGAGCTTGTCGTGGACAAAGCCATGGAGCTGAAGTATGTTGGTGGAGTATATGGAGGAAATATCAAGCCGACTCCATTCTTATGTCTAACCCTGAAGATGCTGCAGATCCAGCCGGAAAAGGACATCATTGTAGAATTcatcaaaaatgaagatttcaa GTATGTCCGAATGCTTGGAGCAATGTATATGCGCCTGACTGGAACTTCTGTGGACTGTTACAAATATTTAGAGCCATTATACAATGACTACAGAAAAATCAAAAGCCAGAATAGAAACGGAG AGTTTGAGTTGATGCATGTGGATGAATTCATAGACGAGCTCCTTCATGCAGAGCGAATGTGTGACATCATCCTCCCTAGACTTCAG AAGAGGCAGGTTTTGGAGGAAGCCGAGCTTCTGGATACTCGTATAAGTGCCCTGGAGGAAGACCTGGATGAGGTGGAGACCAGTGAAGAAGAGGATGAGGAAGAAGACAAG CCAGAGAGAGCTCAAACACCAGAGCCACACAGACGAAGTTACAGAGATGTGGACCGGCCTCGCAGATCTCCATCTCCACGCTACAGACGCAGCCGCTCACCAAGAAG ACGAAGCAGATCACCTAAAAGACGAAG CCCATCACCCAGACGTGAGCGAGATCGGGACCGCCATCGCAGTAAAAGTCCCCGTAGACACCGCAGCAGATCCAGAGATAGAAGGCATCGCTCCAAATCTCCAG GTCACCACAGAAGTCATCGGCATCGTAGTCACTCCAAGTCCCCAGAAAG TCGGTCAAAGAAGAGTCACAAGAGGAGTCGAAGAGGAAATGAGtga
- the akr1a1b gene encoding aldo-keto reductase family 1 member A1-B isoform X3, whose amino-acid sequence MQHIQRALRLVIHSHICCCRRLIRTRHRMSMNDFAVLSTGRKMPLVGLGTWKSEPGKVKQAVIWALQSGYRHIDCASIYANEPEIGEAFQEMLGPDKAIRREDVFVTSKLWNTKHHPDDVEPSLIKTLKDLNLEYLDLYLIHWPYAFQRGDTPFPRKEDGTILYDEIDYKQTWAAMEKLVGKGLVRAIGLSNFNSRQIDDILSVANVKPTMLQVECHPYLSQVELLAHCRDRGLVMTAYSPLGSPDRAWKHPEEPVLLEEPTIAALAKKYNKTPAQIIIRWQTQRGVVTIPKSITESRIKENIEVFDFTLEPEEMSHMTELNRGWRYIVPSITVDGKSVPRDAGHPHYPFNDPY is encoded by the exons ATGCAGCATATTCAACGTGCTCTGCGTCTTGTTATTCATTCTCATATATGTTGTTGTCGAAGACTGATAC GCACACGACACAGGATGAGTATGAATGATTTTGCTGTCCTCAGCACTGGACGAAAGATGCCTCTTGTGGGACTTGGCACGTGGAAGAGTGAACCTGGAaag GTAAAACAGGCAGTTATTTGGGCATTGCAATCTGGCTATCGGCACATTGACTGTGCTTCCATTTACGCAAACGAGCCAGAGATCGGTGAAGCTTTCCAGGAAATGCTGGGGCCTGACAAA GCCATAAGGCGAGAGGATGTATTTGTGACCTCCAAACTGTGGAACACTAAACACCACCCAGATGATGTGGAGCCGTCCCTGATAAAGACCTTGAAAGACCTGAACCTGGAGTACCTGGACCTCTACCTCATCCATTGGCCATATGCCTTCCA ACGAGGTGATACCCCTTTTCCTAGAAAGGAGGATGGAACCATACTGTATGACGAAATAGACTACAAGCAGACATGGGCTGCTATGGAAAAGCTTGTGGGCAAGGGCCTTGTTAGAGCCATTGGACTCTCTAACTTTAACAGCAGACAGATTGATGACATCCTATCAGTTGCAAACGTCAAACCTACCATGTTACAG GTGGAGTGCCATCCATACCTTTCACAGGTTGAGTTGCTAGCTCACTGCCGGGATCGGGGTTTGGTGATGACTGCCTACAGTCCACTAGGATCTCCTGATCGAGCCTGGAAGCATCCAGAGGAACCTGTACTGTTGGAGGAGCCAACCATTGCTGCACTAGCAAAGAAGTACAACAAGACTCCAGCACAAATTATCATTAG GTGGCAAACTCAGCGAGGAGTAGTGACTATCCCAAAGAGCATTACAGAGTCTCGGATTAAAGAGAATATTGAG GTGTTTGATTTCACTCTTGAACCTGAGGAAATGagtcatatgacagaattaaataggGGCTGGCGTTACATTGTGCCATCCATAACC GTTGATGGGAAGTCTGTACCCCGGGATGCAGGACATCCTCACTATCCTTTTAATGACCCctattaa
- the akr1a1b gene encoding aldo-keto reductase family 1 member A1-B isoform X2 — MSMNDFAVLSTGRKMPLVGLGTWKSEPGKVKQAVIWALQSGYRHIDCASIYANEPEIGEAFQEMLGPDKAIRREDVFVTSKLWNTKHHPDDVEPSLIKTLKDLNLEYLDLYLIHWPYAFQRGDTPFPRKEDGTILYDEIDYKQTWAAMEKLVGKGLVRAIGLSNFNSRQIDDILSVANVKPTMLQVECHPYLSQVELLAHCRDRGLVMTAYSPLGSPDRAWKHPEEPVLLEEPTIAALAKKYNKTPAQIIIRWQTQRGVVTIPKSITESRIKENIEVFDFTLEPEEMSHMTELNRGWRYIVPSIT; from the exons ATGAGTATGAATGATTTTGCTGTCCTCAGCACTGGACGAAAGATGCCTCTTGTGGGACTTGGCACGTGGAAGAGTGAACCTGGAaag GTAAAACAGGCAGTTATTTGGGCATTGCAATCTGGCTATCGGCACATTGACTGTGCTTCCATTTACGCAAACGAGCCAGAGATCGGTGAAGCTTTCCAGGAAATGCTGGGGCCTGACAAA GCCATAAGGCGAGAGGATGTATTTGTGACCTCCAAACTGTGGAACACTAAACACCACCCAGATGATGTGGAGCCGTCCCTGATAAAGACCTTGAAAGACCTGAACCTGGAGTACCTGGACCTCTACCTCATCCATTGGCCATATGCCTTCCA ACGAGGTGATACCCCTTTTCCTAGAAAGGAGGATGGAACCATACTGTATGACGAAATAGACTACAAGCAGACATGGGCTGCTATGGAAAAGCTTGTGGGCAAGGGCCTTGTTAGAGCCATTGGACTCTCTAACTTTAACAGCAGACAGATTGATGACATCCTATCAGTTGCAAACGTCAAACCTACCATGTTACAG GTGGAGTGCCATCCATACCTTTCACAGGTTGAGTTGCTAGCTCACTGCCGGGATCGGGGTTTGGTGATGACTGCCTACAGTCCACTAGGATCTCCTGATCGAGCCTGGAAGCATCCAGAGGAACCTGTACTGTTGGAGGAGCCAACCATTGCTGCACTAGCAAAGAAGTACAACAAGACTCCAGCACAAATTATCATTAG GTGGCAAACTCAGCGAGGAGTAGTGACTATCCCAAAGAGCATTACAGAGTCTCGGATTAAAGAGAATATTGAG GTGTTTGATTTCACTCTTGAACCTGAGGAAATGagtcatatgacagaattaaataggGGCTGGCGTTACATTGTGCCATCCATAACC tga
- the akr1a1b gene encoding aldo-keto reductase family 1 member A1-B isoform X1, with protein sequence MSMNDFAVLSTGRKMPLVGLGTWKSEPGKVKQAVIWALQSGYRHIDCASIYANEPEIGEAFQEMLGPDKAIRREDVFVTSKLWNTKHHPDDVEPSLIKTLKDLNLEYLDLYLIHWPYAFQRGDTPFPRKEDGTILYDEIDYKQTWAAMEKLVGKGLVRAIGLSNFNSRQIDDILSVANVKPTMLQVECHPYLSQVELLAHCRDRGLVMTAYSPLGSPDRAWKHPEEPVLLEEPTIAALAKKYNKTPAQIIIRWQTQRGVVTIPKSITESRIKENIEVFDFTLEPEEMSHMTELNRGWRYIVPSITVDGKSVPRDAGHPHYPFNDPY encoded by the exons ATGAGTATGAATGATTTTGCTGTCCTCAGCACTGGACGAAAGATGCCTCTTGTGGGACTTGGCACGTGGAAGAGTGAACCTGGAaag GTAAAACAGGCAGTTATTTGGGCATTGCAATCTGGCTATCGGCACATTGACTGTGCTTCCATTTACGCAAACGAGCCAGAGATCGGTGAAGCTTTCCAGGAAATGCTGGGGCCTGACAAA GCCATAAGGCGAGAGGATGTATTTGTGACCTCCAAACTGTGGAACACTAAACACCACCCAGATGATGTGGAGCCGTCCCTGATAAAGACCTTGAAAGACCTGAACCTGGAGTACCTGGACCTCTACCTCATCCATTGGCCATATGCCTTCCA ACGAGGTGATACCCCTTTTCCTAGAAAGGAGGATGGAACCATACTGTATGACGAAATAGACTACAAGCAGACATGGGCTGCTATGGAAAAGCTTGTGGGCAAGGGCCTTGTTAGAGCCATTGGACTCTCTAACTTTAACAGCAGACAGATTGATGACATCCTATCAGTTGCAAACGTCAAACCTACCATGTTACAG GTGGAGTGCCATCCATACCTTTCACAGGTTGAGTTGCTAGCTCACTGCCGGGATCGGGGTTTGGTGATGACTGCCTACAGTCCACTAGGATCTCCTGATCGAGCCTGGAAGCATCCAGAGGAACCTGTACTGTTGGAGGAGCCAACCATTGCTGCACTAGCAAAGAAGTACAACAAGACTCCAGCACAAATTATCATTAG GTGGCAAACTCAGCGAGGAGTAGTGACTATCCCAAAGAGCATTACAGAGTCTCGGATTAAAGAGAATATTGAG GTGTTTGATTTCACTCTTGAACCTGAGGAAATGagtcatatgacagaattaaataggGGCTGGCGTTACATTGTGCCATCCATAACC GTTGATGGGAAGTCTGTACCCCGGGATGCAGGACATCCTCACTATCCTTTTAATGACCCctattaa